Sequence from the [Clostridium] scindens genome:
AAATCTGGATTTTTATCTAAATAATAATCCGGATCATAAATATCTGAATAATCCACTCCATTATATACTGTCGTTTTATCGACTACCACATCTGTATTTCCAGTAGCTATTCTTCCTTCCTTCTTGCCCATGGTAATATAATGTATGTAATATGTCTTCAAATCATTTCCATATGCTTTTCTTATATCCGGATATCTATTTTTATAACTAAAAACATTAAATTCTTCACTAGCCTGCCTACCTTCTGCCATTCCAAAGTTAACAAAATGTCTTAACGCCCCAACATCATTATCTGAGTATGTATCCCGCAAATCGGCCTGTCTATTCATGTAGAAATCATAATTATACACATCAGAATAATCTCTACCCTCATATACCGTAACTGGTGTTTGTTTAATATCTCCTGTAGCTTTTCTCCCTTCATTTTTTCCAAAATAGATATAATGGAAATAGTATTGCCTATAGTCATCCTCATACATTTTTCTTAAATCTTGATATCTATTTTTGTATGATACTACATTAAATTCAGCATTTCCTTGTCTTTTTTCCTTCATGCCAAAATTTATAAAATGTGCCAGGGCACCTTCTTCGTCATTACTATAAGCAGCTTTAACATCTGCATACCTATTTATATAATATTCAAAATCAAATACTGGAGAGTAATCAACTTTAGATATCTTTAAATAATTTGCTATACCAGTGGCATCCGCTTTGCCCAAAGTTTGTAAAAAAGACTCACTTTTTAATTTAGCGGCATCTGTAGCGTTAGTTATAAAAGCATGTTCAACAATTATTCCAGGAAAACCATTAAGCTTACTATTTTTTATTACACTATAATAATCTGCAATAGAGCCGTCTTGATAACGTGTATTTGACTCTGAATTACGGTAGTGAACACCTCTATCACCTAGTCCTAAAGCCACCAATTGAGATTGTATTTCTTCTGCCAAAGCTTTTCCTTCATTATAGACCGAGGCATTATAACTTGAGTTAGGGTACCATACTTCTGCTCCATTAGGACTTGCAGATGTTGTAGAATTATTATGTATACTTACAAAAAAATCTGCTCCATAACTCTTTGCGATAGCAACACGTTCTTCTAGCCCAACATATGTATCATTATATCGTGTCATATATACAGTTACGCCTCGATATTCTTCTAATTCATTTTTGCAATATTGAGCTATTTTAAGATTAAGTTCTTTCTCTACTAACCCATTTGCCACGGCACCAGATTCGCTTCCACCATGTCCAGGATCAAGCACTACTACAGTATTTCCACTTTTTGCTGTCCGCATACGAGATTTTACATTTGAATCTCCCGTTTCTTTCAATGTGGTCTCTACTTCCTCTGATACTTTTTCTTCATCATCCGTATCAATAGAAGCAACTGATATTTCAATAGAATTTTGATTTAGATTTCCATCATCTACTGTCTGCGGAATTTCAACATCAACTCCAAACCTAGCTACTATTCCAATAGATTCTAGATCCACGCTAATCATTTCACCATCTTGCAAAAATGTAAGTAATTCTGGCGTATATACTCCACTTTCGGCATCTGTAAACGTCTTTGAAAACCGAAAAATATTATCTTCCTTGCTTTCCATCGACAATTCGATTTCATTACCATCATCTTTAATCAATGACAATTTTAAATCAGAAACATTCTCAGATCCCTCACCCAATGAAACCAAAATATATTGCTCCTGAGGCGATTGTAAGTAAGTCTCTCCAACACATAAATAGTTTATAAGACAACTTGCATTTGACACAAAACCATTATCTTCATTACTATTTATAGCATCGTCCGCATTTCTTATACTTGTATCATACTCCGCCTGCTTTTCATTCCCTCCCTCTTCGCTATCAATAATCTCCTCACCATTAATTGTTTCCTCATTCTCTATATTCTCCTGAGTGCCTTCAATCTGCTCTTCTGTATTCTCTGCCCCTTCTTTTGCAGTCGGATCCTGTGCATAAACATCAAAACCTATACTTGTGGTAACAAGTATATTTATAATTAACAATAAAGTAACCAATTTTTTTAATTTTTTCATCATACGCTGCTCCCTTTGACAAATTCATTAAGTAGTCTAAAGTTTTCCATTTTTAATGTTTCAAATCTAATGTCTCTTTAATATAATTATAATACTTTGTCATACCTTCATGAAAAGTCAATATTTTGTCTGTATAAATTTGTTTGATTTTTGAATTATCCAGTATAGTTTTTTCAACATCAACACTTCGTTTTTCTTTATACTCAAGATCAAGAGATATTCCTAAATTCTGCAATTCTTTAATAACGTCATTTTGACTAACTCCCTGGCATGTGCTTATATTAAAGACTTCTTCATCCCCTTCATAATATACAAGTGACTTAATCATTTTGCAGACATCTCCTATATATACATAATCTCTAATAATCTCTCCATTTCCCCATATCTCAAGAGGCTCCTTATTTAAAGCCTTTTTTATAGCAGCATCAATAAAACCAACACCTTTGTGATAATCTTGGCCCGGTCCATACGGATTTGCAATCCTGACAATTCTCATTTTTGTATGTAATTGAGTATTAAAGGTTCTAATTACGTTCTCAATACATAACTTTATACTTCCGTAATGGTTAATGGGTACTGGCAGCGCAGTTTCCTTTATAGGCTGGATTTCCTGAATTCCATAAACAGTCCCACCGGATGACAAAAAAATCATATTACTATTTTGCTCAATCAGCATATTACATAACTTAACTGTTTGTATAAAATCTCTACCATAACCTTGCATAAATCTTTGATTTGAATTCCCAGGATTAACTGTACTGATAGCATGAATTATTAAATCCTTTTCTTTTATCATATCTCTCAAAACAAGATCGTCAAAAAAGTCTCCTGCTAAATACTCGACCCCTTCTACTGGTTCCTTAGGCAAATTAAGATCAAAACTATATATTTCCAAATCATTTTGTTTGACTAATTCCCTCGCCAGATTATTACCAATAAAACCATTTCCACCTATTATCAAAACGCTTTTTCTACCCATATTTTACCCCTTTTATTTTAAATATTGCTCTTTATCTTGTACTATCCACTTTATTAAAGCATCTCTAACCTTTTCTGCCTCTTGTGTCCAAGATGTTTTAGACGCAAACTCAACTCCCTTTTTTCGAATTTCTTTCAATTTATCAAGGTGATTCAAATAATACTCTAAAGTATCAGCAATTTCTACGGGATCATAGTCAACTAATATCGCATTACAAGAGTTTACCAGCCATGCGCTATTTGGCCCTTTTGAACAAACAGCAACCGAGTTAGATGCCATAACTTCTAAAGGAAGTAAGGATAAATTAGTATTAGATATAATCAAACATAGGTCACACTGTGAATATATATTAGACAATTTTTCAATATTTACTATTCCTAAATTTTGATGTTTAAAAGGAATAACATATTTACTAATATCCTCCCCGGCAAAAACAATCTCTACATCTTTTATTCTCTTAGTTATTTCCTCTAATGCTAACAACCCCAATTCAAAATCTCTTCTCGCTGTATATGGCCGTGCATAAAAGAAAATTCTTTTTTTAGAAGTCTTTTTCTCTTGAGGCTTATATAAATCTTTATCATATGAAAACCCAAAACTTTCCGTATCCATACCATACTCATCGTGTAATTTTTCCTTCAGCCAATCTCCTGCTGTTATCCCTTTTAAGCCGAACTTATACGTATTCTCAGCAAATTGGTAGCATGATCCCATCGGGTAAAAATATGGCTCAAAGTCTTGAACAAAATAGCATTTTGTAATAGTGTTTTTGTAATTTCTAAGGAAATAGGCTGTTTGCCAAGAAGTTGCAATTGTCGCATGCGCAAAATTAATCTCGGAAACATCATAAAAAAGTTCTACTTTTGAATCTAATATACTAAAATGTTCTTTAGTAAATTTCCTAACAGATTCATTATCTCTATAATTCGGTGATAAATATAAGTAAACTCGACTATGAAATCCCATCTTTTCTAAATTACTTATAAATCTAAAAATGTTAATATGTCCCCCAGATCCAATTCCCATCTCAGGTATTATCCAATTTAAAAGAAAAATTTTATCGTCCTTGTGTAATTCGAAATCTTTTCTTTCAAAAGGTATTTCCTTCCTGTCCATAATAAATTCTAAATGCTTAAGTACCTCGACTTGGGGAGTAGTTACTTTCATTTTTTCAAGTACTCCTCGGAGCCCTCTTCTTCTTATAAAACGAACAGCCTTTTTAATAAATTTAAATAAATTTTTCATATAATTCAGTTATCCTTTCTTCATTAGGTAATTGCATTAAAAAAGACTTTAATCTTTCTTTTTCCATACTCTCTAATGAATCTACAGCATCCTTTTTAATAAACGGATCTCCTAATAACAAAAATTCATATGGTAACTCATTTTGGGGTGAATCAGTATGAACCCATTGATCAATATATTCACTCTCATGAATAAAAGTTTTAAAAGAATAACCTTCTTTCATTAGATTTGCATACAGATATTGACATAATCCTTCTGGCTTTTTTTCTAATTTCCAATCCCTCTCCCAAATACTTGATTCCAATATCTTTTTATTTAAAACCAAAAAATAAATAGGTTTTGCCAACATACTCCACATATCGACTTCTTGGCTATCCATAATTTCAAAAATATTTTCTAAATCATCAATTGGTCCTAAACACGACTCATCAACAAAAACTATTTGCGAGTATTCTTTTAATATGTCTATCGACAAATTCTCATAACTATGCCGATAGACTTTTCCGTATTCCTCTAACTGCTTTTCCATACCACTTCCTGAATAAACAAAAAGCCTGTTATACGAACTTCTGCTTTTCTTATCATTCTTCGTAATTTTGTTTACACATATTCTATAAGAATATCCTTGAGCCTTCATTAAATAAATCCACAAACGTTCTATAGAATGCGCCAAAGTAAGGTTTAATTGCCCCTCTTCATTCGGGAAATCCTTCATTGTATAGCCTACTTTAAAAAGTGGTTCTATGGCTTCGCAACGAGCCCAAAACATATTTCCAGTTGGAAATATTGGTTCATTAGGCAAATCAATATCCAAGCCTATTTTATTAATTATCTCTTTTACAGAGTCTTTTGCCCCATCCCATTTTACATACTCTTTTATAACAGGATAAACATCCGGCATAATAAATCCCAAATCTGGATTTGCCTCAAACAGATTAAAAACACCTTTTACATATTCGGGACTCCCCATTAAATGCCTCAACAAATATTTTCTCCAATCCTCGCCAAAATCTGTATGTAAAGATCGCTTGGTATGGATATGGCCTATATACTTATATTTTTTAATTACAGGCTTTATCTGACACAAAAAGGGAGCAACATCACGTCCTCTATTCTCAATATTTTCAACGATTATATTTTTTGCATTACAGAATGGAACAAATTGTTTTTCTATTATTTCTTTTTTCTCTACTGTATCAGTAGAGATATAACAATCGAATGGATATATAATATTATTTACCGCCTCTAACATCTCATCCATTAATTCCACAAAATATATATGAACCTGGATGGCAATTTGAGGCTTTTCAAGTAACTCATTCTCACTAGTACCAGAAGTAATTACTGTTGGAAAGGCTCGCAACATATAGTCATCATCTTGACAAGTTTTATTATTTCTTTTTTTTAATAACCTTTTAAAAAATCTATTCATAAATTATGCCTTTCTTTGTTTATATTGCTGCGAAAATCTTTTATCAAGTTTTTCTTGCTTTCTCTTAGAATATCTAGTGTACCTTCCTCCCTTATAGCCCCCAAAATATCTCCCATAATTTCTACATATACTATAATATATCCAATATATTTTTTCCCGTGTAGTAATAGGAAGCAAATGTACATATTTACAATCTCGATAAATGTGTTTTAGCCATAAAAATGGTAATTCAATCCAACGGTTTGCCACCACATACCCATGAATACTATAAAGCCCTTTATACTCATCATAGTATCTTTGGTAATAAGTTGCTAGACTAAAATTATGTGAATGATAAACTGCTGCATAAGGACAATAAACTTTCTTGTATCCCAATTCCATCATCTTCCGCATCCAAATCTGATCTTCTGCAAAATCAACATCTGGGTAATTATACAATTCCCATATGCTTCTTCTAATACAAGAATTATTATCTGAGAAATATGCTAAATGCTGCATATACGACGGTTCTTTATTATATCGGTCCCAGTCTTCGATGTAAGAAATAGTGTTATCTGTCCCCCAATTTCTAAAATGAGCCAATAAGTCCCTTCTGTCAAAGATATTACAATCCTCATAAGGATAATGAATACCAAATCCTCCAGCTATTTTTTCATCTAACTTCATAGCATTAACTAACTCTTGTAGCCAATTCTCATTTGCTGGTGCTGCATCTTGTGTAATGAATACTATAAACTCTCCATTACCTTTCGATGCCCCAAAATTTCTGGTTTTCCCATGTCCGAATTCTTCTGGTAAAATTTCATAAACTTTACATGGATATTTATTTAAAACATTTAACGTTCCATCTTTTGATCCAGAATCCACACATATTACCTCATAAGAGTATTGAGTCTTTTGTTTAAAAACCATATCCAATACTCTTTCTAAGATTTTCCCAGCGTTCTTCGTTGGAATCACAATTGTAACATCCATTTTTCTACTCCCTAAACAACTTAAATAACAATTTCATGAAAAAGAAAATATATAAGCAAAAACTGCAGCCAATAACAAATGTCTCCAAATCAAACCTAAATACATAATATTTCATAACAAGATTATTATTCGCCTGATATAAACTAACTGCATTAGTTGAATCAATATTTTCTACACTGGTTCGAATAATAAATTTTTTCCCTTTAGTTTCCTCAATTCGTTTAATCTTCAATTTATTAAACTTATTATTCTTTATCTGATTCCCTTGGATTTCTCCTGCTCCAACCTTTTCCCCCTGTCCATTACGGATTTCATATTTCAAAACGACATTTTCAAGACTTTCTCCTGCAGTAGCAATTTTCACATTTATACCATCTAGTTTATCCTCTCCACATATAAATGTCTGCTCATATATTTTATTTTCTTCCATTCCTATT
This genomic interval carries:
- a CDS encoding glycosyltransferase; translation: MKNLFKFIKKAVRFIRRRGLRGVLEKMKVTTPQVEVLKHLEFIMDRKEIPFERKDFELHKDDKIFLLNWIIPEMGIGSGGHINIFRFISNLEKMGFHSRVYLYLSPNYRDNESVRKFTKEHFSILDSKVELFYDVSEINFAHATIATSWQTAYFLRNYKNTITKCYFVQDFEPYFYPMGSCYQFAENTYKFGLKGITAGDWLKEKLHDEYGMDTESFGFSYDKDLYKPQEKKTSKKRIFFYARPYTARRDFELGLLALEEITKRIKDVEIVFAGEDISKYVIPFKHQNLGIVNIEKLSNIYSQCDLCLIISNTNLSLLPLEVMASNSVAVCSKGPNSAWLVNSCNAILVDYDPVEIADTLEYYLNHLDKLKEIRKKGVEFASKTSWTQEAEKVRDALIKWIVQDKEQYLK
- a CDS encoding rhamnan synthesis F family protein, which produces MNRFFKRLLKKRNNKTCQDDDYMLRAFPTVITSGTSENELLEKPQIAIQVHIYFVELMDEMLEAVNNIIYPFDCYISTDTVEKKEIIEKQFVPFCNAKNIIVENIENRGRDVAPFLCQIKPVIKKYKYIGHIHTKRSLHTDFGEDWRKYLLRHLMGSPEYVKGVFNLFEANPDLGFIMPDVYPVIKEYVKWDGAKDSVKEIINKIGLDIDLPNEPIFPTGNMFWARCEAIEPLFKVGYTMKDFPNEEGQLNLTLAHSIERLWIYLMKAQGYSYRICVNKITKNDKKSRSSYNRLFVYSGSGMEKQLEEYGKVYRHSYENLSIDILKEYSQIVFVDESCLGPIDDLENIFEIMDSQEVDMWSMLAKPIYFLVLNKKILESSIWERDWKLEKKPEGLCQYLYANLMKEGYSFKTFIHESEYIDQWVHTDSPQNELPYEFLLLGDPFIKKDAVDSLESMEKERLKSFLMQLPNEERITELYEKFI
- a CDS encoding NAD-dependent epimerase/dehydratase family protein, which produces MGRKSVLIIGGNGFIGNNLARELVKQNDLEIYSFDLNLPKEPVEGVEYLAGDFFDDLVLRDMIKEKDLIIHAISTVNPGNSNQRFMQGYGRDFIQTVKLCNMLIEQNSNMIFLSSGGTVYGIQEIQPIKETALPVPINHYGSIKLCIENVIRTFNTQLHTKMRIVRIANPYGPGQDYHKGVGFIDAAIKKALNKEPLEIWGNGEIIRDYVYIGDVCKMIKSLVYYEGDEEVFNISTCQGVSQNDVIKELQNLGISLDLEYKEKRSVDVEKTILDNSKIKQIYTDKILTFHEGMTKYYNYIKETLDLKH
- a CDS encoding N-acetylmuramoyl-L-alanine amidase, which translates into the protein MMKKLKKLVTLLLIINILVTTSIGFDVYAQDPTAKEGAENTEEQIEGTQENIENEETINGEEIIDSEEGGNEKQAEYDTSIRNADDAINSNEDNGFVSNASCLINYLCVGETYLQSPQEQYILVSLGEGSENVSDLKLSLIKDDGNEIELSMESKEDNIFRFSKTFTDAESGVYTPELLTFLQDGEMISVDLESIGIVARFGVDVEIPQTVDDGNLNQNSIEISVASIDTDDEEKVSEEVETTLKETGDSNVKSRMRTAKSGNTVVVLDPGHGGSESGAVANGLVEKELNLKIAQYCKNELEEYRGVTVYMTRYNDTYVGLEERVAIAKSYGADFFVSIHNNSTTSASPNGAEVWYPNSSYNASVYNEGKALAEEIQSQLVALGLGDRGVHYRNSESNTRYQDGSIADYYSVIKNSKLNGFPGIIVEHAFITNATDAAKLKSESFLQTLGKADATGIANYLKISKVDYSPVFDFEYYINRYADVKAAYSNDEEGALAHFINFGMKEKRQGNAEFNVVSYKNRYQDLRKMYEDDYRQYYFHYIYFGKNEGRKATGDIKQTPVTVYEGRDYSDVYNYDFYMNRQADLRDTYSDNDVGALRHFVNFGMAEGRQASEEFNVFSYKNRYPDIRKAYGNDLKTYYIHYITMGKKEGRIATGNTDVVVDKTTVYNGVDYSDIYDPDYYLDKNPDLKKIYGTDYDALIAHFVNCGIIEGRASISTFDVKSYRNKYQDLRISFGKNWSLYYTHYMNFGKKEGRKATGVSKITNPVTEYNGVDYSAVYDFEYYAEKYSDIKKAYSDDDVGAIAHFVYFGMAEKRTGNKEFDVISYWNRYPDLRKSFGNNWTSYYIHYMNFGKDEGRSAIGTTEIIGAITQYEGVDYSSVYNFKYYINKYPDIKKLYQNDDLGAIWHFVNFGISEGRQGCEDFCVNIYKNNYADLRNLYGENNSLYVWHYMNFGLNEGRNGKTAFYHMIMGETETTVQQMVKYYNSNAQYPAFYANTDAPNITRFCELYDLECKREGIKTEVAFSQAMKETNFLRYTGDVKIGQFNFAGLGATGNGVPGNSFKNVQIGIRAHVQHLKAYASSAGLNSECVDPRYQYVKKGSAPYIEWLGIQENPNPNCGWAMAKGYGYSIINGYMAKLLSY
- a CDS encoding glycosyltransferase family 2 protein is translated as MDVTIVIPTKNAGKILERVLDMVFKQKTQYSYEVICVDSGSKDGTLNVLNKYPCKVYEILPEEFGHGKTRNFGASKGNGEFIVFITQDAAPANENWLQELVNAMKLDEKIAGGFGIHYPYEDCNIFDRRDLLAHFRNWGTDNTISYIEDWDRYNKEPSYMQHLAYFSDNNSCIRRSIWELYNYPDVDFAEDQIWMRKMMELGYKKVYCPYAAVYHSHNFSLATYYQRYYDEYKGLYSIHGYVVANRWIELPFLWLKHIYRDCKYVHLLPITTREKIYWIYYSICRNYGRYFGGYKGGRYTRYSKRKQEKLDKRFSQQYKQRKA